The sequence GTTTAGTACCTCAAGATTTGGCATTATATATGGAGCTAACTGGTTATGATAACCTTTCTTTTTTGGCTAACCTTTACGGTTTAAAAGGGACAGTTAAGAAAGAACGGATTTATGAAGCAGTAGATATTGCACAACTCCATGATGTTGCAAAAAAGAAGGTAGGATCCTATTCAGGTGGTATGAAACGTCGGTTGAATTTGGCTGGAGGATTGTTAAATCAACCAGAAGTTATCTTCTTGGATGAGCCTACAGTAGGGGTAGACCCGCAGTCTCGTAATCATATCTTTAATTCTATAAAGCATTTGGTACATGAATTAAACATGAGTGTAATTTATACAACTCATTATATGGAAGAGGCTGAAGCCTTATGTAATAGGGTAGCAATTTATGATTAAGGTGAGATTTTAGATGTGGACTATACATCAGCTTTAATAAATAAACATGGCGAAAAACAACTGGAGATTCAAGTTAATACTATGGAACATATGGTTACTGAGAAAATTCAAAATGTTCCTAATGTAGATCTCGTTAATCTAGTCAATAGTACTATTTATATTCAATCTTCTAATATAGTAGAAGTTACAGAAAGAGTGTTAAGGATAATCAGGCAAGAAGGTATCAAAGTAGGTAAGTTTAATGTTAGGGAGTCAAATCTTGAAGATGTCTTTCTTAAGCTTACCGGTAAAAAGTTACGCGATTAGAAAGGAGGATTGAATATGAAAATATGGCATATAGCAGCTAAGGATTTACATATATTCTTGCGTGATATTCCTGGACTTGCATATTTAATTATGACACCAATAATTGTTATTGCAATTGCTAGTTTTGCGTTGTCAGGAATGTTTACGGAAGGTGAGGTTGAGCAATTTTCAGTTCCAATTGTAGTGAATGATGTGGGAGAGGCGACCAATGGTCTACTAGATGTTTTACAAGATACTCAGGCATTGAAATTAGTAAAGACCTATAAGAATTCCAAAGGTGAGAAACAACCTATGACTATAAAAAAGGCAAAGCGTATGTTAACTGAAACAAAAGCGGCAATTGTTATACCGGAGGGGTTCTCTAAAAAAGTGGAAGAAGGAGATTATGCTGAAGTTACTGTTATAGCTGATCCAGTTGATAAAGTTATTCCTGGTGTAGTAACAGATGTTGTCTCTCAATATACATCTAAATTATCCATGGGACAAGTGTCTAATAAAGTTGCAATTACAGTACTGCAAAGCTCAGTATTTAAAATTGAACAAATGCATAGGGTAAAAGTTGATCCATCCGAAGAGATCAATTTTATCAAAGAAAAAAGTGAGGAGTATGTCAACAACCCACCAATAACAGTTAATGTAGAAAATGCGGAATTGGATAAAGGAGTGCGAAAGGCTACACCTTTTGAATCCAACGTACCTGGATATGCGGTGATGTTTGTATTATTAGGGACCGCAACCGCTGCTACAAGTTTGTTAGATGAGCGTGATCGTGGAACATTACGAAAACTGCAAAGCCTTCCAATATCTAGATTATCCATCTTGAGTGGAAAAATGTTATCCAATTTCTTAACCGCATTATTTCAAATGTTTGTCTTATTCACTGTTGGCCATTTTGCGTTTGGAATGTGGTTAGGTAACTCAATTCTAGGATTAATTATCTTAATAGTTGCCACTGCGTTTGCAGCTACAGGGCTTGCAATGATCATTGCTTCATTATGTAAAACGCGTGCCCAAGCCAATGGAGTATCTTTATTAATCGTCTTATCAATGTCTGTGTTAGGAGGGTCATGGTGGCCTTTATACATTGTACCTGAATGGTTACAGAAAGTGGCTCATGTGACACTAACTGCCTGGCCAATGGGTGGTTTTAATAACTTGCTAATTTACGGAGAAGGGTTGAATTCAATACTTTTACCCGTTACGGTTTTATTTAGTATGGGAGTTGTATTCCTCTTATTGTCTGTTCGACTATTTAGGTTTAACTAAAGGGAACTGGTACCTTTGTGTCAGTAGGATTCTAAAGCAAGTTAATTTATCCAAGAAA is a genomic window of Virgibacillus proomii containing:
- a CDS encoding ATP-binding protein DrrA1-3 family domain-containing protein, yielding MDYTSALINKHGEKQLEIQVNTMEHMVTEKIQNVPNVDLVNLVNSTIYIQSSNIVEVTERVLRIIRQEGIKVGKFNVRESNLEDVFLKLTGKKLRD
- a CDS encoding ABC transporter permease yields the protein MKIWHIAAKDLHIFLRDIPGLAYLIMTPIIVIAIASFALSGMFTEGEVEQFSVPIVVNDVGEATNGLLDVLQDTQALKLVKTYKNSKGEKQPMTIKKAKRMLTETKAAIVIPEGFSKKVEEGDYAEVTVIADPVDKVIPGVVTDVVSQYTSKLSMGQVSNKVAITVLQSSVFKIEQMHRVKVDPSEEINFIKEKSEEYVNNPPITVNVENAELDKGVRKATPFESNVPGYAVMFVLLGTATAATSLLDERDRGTLRKLQSLPISRLSILSGKMLSNFLTALFQMFVLFTVGHFAFGMWLGNSILGLIILIVATAFAATGLAMIIASLCKTRAQANGVSLLIVLSMSVLGGSWWPLYIVPEWLQKVAHVTLTAWPMGGFNNLLIYGEGLNSILLPVTVLFSMGVVFLLLSVRLFRFN